From the genome of Streptomyces sp. NBC_01317, one region includes:
- a CDS encoding HhH-GPD-type base excision DNA repair protein, translated as MSTKIQLAQQQEADDLLGRSPLAALVGMLLDQQIPMEWAFSGPYTIAVRMGRDDLDAREIAAYDPEAFAALLSEKPAVHRYPGSMATRVQQLCQFLVEHYDGDPGALWRDAATGAEVLTRLNALPGFGRQKSQIFLALLGKQFAVRPRGWREAAGAYGDEGSFRSAADITGPETLAKVRAFKQEAKQAAKQKAEKKTEKPEKREKARKPEKPENPKKGEKSGKKV; from the coding sequence ATGAGCACCAAGATCCAGCTGGCACAGCAGCAGGAAGCCGACGACCTGCTCGGCCGCAGCCCCCTGGCCGCCCTGGTCGGCATGCTGCTGGACCAGCAGATTCCGATGGAATGGGCCTTCTCGGGCCCGTACACGATCGCCGTCCGCATGGGGCGCGACGACCTCGACGCCCGCGAGATCGCCGCGTACGACCCCGAGGCCTTCGCGGCCCTCCTCTCCGAGAAGCCCGCCGTGCACCGCTACCCGGGCTCCATGGCCACGCGCGTCCAGCAGCTCTGCCAGTTCCTGGTCGAGCACTACGACGGGGACCCCGGCGCCCTGTGGCGCGACGCCGCCACCGGCGCCGAAGTACTGACGAGGCTGAACGCGCTCCCGGGCTTCGGCAGACAGAAGTCCCAGATCTTCCTGGCGCTGCTGGGCAAACAGTTCGCGGTCCGCCCGCGCGGCTGGCGCGAGGCGGCGGGGGCGTACGGCGACGAGGGGTCGTTCCGCTCGGCCGCCGACATCACGGGACCCGAGACCCTGGCCAAGGTCAGGGCCTTCAAGCAAGAGGCGAAACAAGCCGCGAAACAGAAGGCGGAGAAGAAAACGGAGAAGCCGGAGAAACGGGAAAAGGCACGGAAGCCGGAGAAACCGGAGAACCCTAAGAAGGGGGAGAAGTCAGGGAAAAAGGTCTGA
- a CDS encoding M28 family metallopeptidase yields the protein MNATPRASRRVLAIAAATALAAPLLLAASPASSTQSHHHGSHAAKDAAKLSRKLVREASAQDVLRHLKKFQAIADANGGNRAASSAGHEASAAYVYNELKKAGYRVSYQTFEITYIETLAETLRVTAPTPRDVAISALSYTTSTPVGGVTAQLAAVPVDATTGCEPEDYTAGAFTGKIALIQRGGCTFAIKQQQAAAAGAVAAIIYNNTTGVISGTLGDPNAGVIPTGGITQADGEALAADIAQGPVTVTAEIRQFQEQRSTRNVVAETKAGDADRTVMLGAHLDSVEAGPGINDNGSGSAGLLDVALDLAKTHDKPANKVRFAWWSAEELGLLGAEAYVAGLTPEQQADIALYLNFDMIGSKNFAQFVYDGDDSDATGAGPGPDGSAQLEKGINSFLDRRGLPHEGTDFDGRSDYGPFIDAGIPSGGTFTGAEGIKTAAQAQKYGGQAGVAFDACYHSACDNLSNINKKALDVNVDIIADAVGTYAHDLRALPKRPASAPAARIAGARTADGHAATE from the coding sequence GTGAACGCAACACCCCGTGCCTCACGCCGAGTTCTGGCCATCGCGGCGGCCACGGCCCTCGCCGCGCCGCTGCTCCTGGCGGCCTCCCCGGCCAGCAGTACGCAGTCGCACCACCACGGCTCGCACGCGGCCAAGGACGCGGCGAAGCTCTCCCGGAAGCTCGTCCGGGAAGCCTCGGCGCAGGACGTTCTCCGGCACCTGAAGAAGTTCCAGGCCATAGCGGACGCCAACGGCGGCAACAGAGCCGCGAGCTCGGCGGGCCACGAAGCCTCGGCCGCGTACGTGTACAACGAGCTCAAGAAGGCCGGCTACCGGGTCTCGTACCAGACCTTCGAGATCACCTACATAGAGACGCTCGCCGAGACGCTCCGGGTCACCGCGCCGACCCCGCGCGACGTCGCCATCTCCGCCCTGTCGTACACGACCTCGACCCCGGTCGGCGGCGTCACGGCCCAGCTGGCCGCCGTCCCGGTCGACGCGACCACGGGCTGCGAGCCCGAGGACTACACGGCGGGGGCCTTCACCGGCAAGATCGCGCTGATCCAGCGCGGCGGCTGCACCTTCGCCATCAAGCAGCAGCAGGCGGCGGCGGCCGGCGCGGTCGCGGCGATCATCTACAACAACACGACGGGCGTCATCAGCGGCACGCTCGGCGACCCGAACGCCGGAGTGATCCCGACCGGGGGCATCACCCAGGCCGACGGCGAGGCCCTCGCCGCCGACATCGCGCAGGGTCCTGTGACGGTCACGGCGGAGATACGCCAGTTCCAGGAGCAGCGGAGCACCCGCAACGTGGTCGCGGAGACGAAGGCGGGCGACGCCGACCGTACGGTCATGCTCGGCGCCCACCTGGACTCGGTCGAGGCGGGCCCCGGCATCAACGACAACGGTTCCGGCTCCGCCGGCCTGCTCGATGTCGCCCTCGACCTCGCCAAGACGCACGACAAGCCCGCCAACAAGGTCCGCTTCGCCTGGTGGTCCGCGGAGGAGCTGGGCCTGCTCGGCGCCGAGGCGTACGTCGCCGGGCTCACCCCCGAGCAGCAGGCCGACATCGCCCTCTACCTGAACTTCGACATGATCGGCTCGAAGAACTTCGCCCAGTTCGTCTACGACGGCGACGACTCCGACGCCACGGGCGCCGGCCCGGGCCCCGACGGCTCGGCGCAGCTGGAGAAGGGCATCAACAGCTTCCTCGACCGCCGCGGCCTCCCGCACGAGGGCACCGACTTCGACGGCCGCTCCGACTACGGCCCCTTCATCGACGCGGGCATTCCGTCCGGCGGCACCTTCACCGGCGCCGAGGGCATCAAGACCGCGGCCCAGGCCCAGAAGTACGGCGGCCAGGCCGGCGTCGCGTTCGACGCCTGCTACCACTCCGCCTGCGACAACCTGTCCAACATCAACAAGAAGGCCCTCGACGTCAACGTCGACATCATCGCCGACGCCGTGGGCACGTACGCCCACGACCTGCGCGCGCTCCCGAAGCGGCCCGCCTCCGCGCCGGCCGCGCGCATAGCCGGCGCCCGCACCGCCGACGGCCACGCCGCCACCGAGTAA